TCTGTCAAGATTGCacaatattctttttttttccatattGACAGTTTGACCAAGTGAAATCTAAACCAACCTTTGGAGCCTGTATAAGAtcacaatcatttaaacattcactACAATCTAACATTGATCTTATTGAGGGACTTCTACCACCTACTTTGTCTTCTAATGAAAGAATTTCATTAAAGTCACCAATGACTAGCCATGGCTTCTTGAGATCACTAATCAGCTGCATCTCTGACCAAAGAAACCTTCTCTGAACCATATTAACATTAGCATGCACACCAGAAACAAGAACATCTCCCACTGCTACTGTGATCATTTGacttgaaattgaaacaactgaAGGGGTTACTATTGAATTACTTCAAAATAATCATATATTACTTTTATGAGTTGATGAAGCATTATGTATAACCATAGACTGCATACCATGAAGATTTAATCTACTACAAAAAGAAGGGGAACATTTTATTTTAGGTTCTTCAATCCATAAAAGTGTTGGCTGAAATTGATTAACTATATTATGTAACTTTTGTTGGGCCCTAGCTCTCCTAAGACCCCTTAAGTTCCAAAATATGACTTTCATTGTTCGGATTGAGGGGGTTTTGTGCCCCCTTTACCCACATTTCTTCTAAAGTTCTACTTAGTTGCTGCTTGAGCCTTATTAGTTGAAGTAACTTTTGTAGTTTGACTAGACTTACCAACTTCAATGTCTGTTTTCTTATTGTCTGATGAAGTAGATACCTTAGACCAAGTGGTAAAAGGTACTGGCTCAGGAGTAACCTTACCAGATTCAACATTCACAAAATGTATAACACTTTTCTCCAGTTCAGTAACTTCTGACATTTGGATAAGCTTCTGAGGATCCATTTCTGTTAAGATCTCCTCATCTACACTGATAACATCATCCTCTTTATGTTCCATGTCATTAAGAACTTCAAATCTACCATTCACTATGTTTACTGAATTGCTGACTGAATGTAAATTGATAGGAGTGACAATATTGGAAACAACTGAATCCACATTAGGAAGGTCATCAGTTTTTCCAGATGTACTACTCTCCTCAAACCCATCAACCTCTAATCTGTCACATATATCAAAAGGAGGCTGAGAATTAATCTTCTTTGGAACATAATGTTGTTTAGGAGTTGAGGCAGCCTTGTTCTGGGTATTTCCTTTATTAGCATTTGGAGCTTTGTTCTTTTCTACCCTGCATTCAGTGATGAAGTGACCAACAATCTTGCAAGTGGAGCAGAATTTAGGACAAACTGGAATGGAAATACTTTGAAAAAAACCACCATGTTTAGTGCCAATCCAAATCTTATTTGGTATAGAATTAGCAAAATAAATATCAACCAACACATTAGCATAATAACCAACTTCACATTTAGCTGTAGCTTCATCTAGTTTGATTGGTGTACCTATTTCTTTGCAAATCTTAAACAAAATCTTCTCATTCCAGAATTCAAGACCTAATCCTGGAAACCTCACCCATACCATGGCTCTTGAAGTTTTCTGACTTTCAGGACGAAAATTAGAGATCCACTTTCGAATTTGAATAATTTGATCCAACACCTCCCATTTACCCTCTTTGATGTACTGTCTATCGACCTCATTATCAAGCTTAATTGTAAAAAAACCTCTACCTAATGGAATAAGTTTGCAATTCCCAATTAGCTTCCACTGAAATCGAAGCATCCAAAGATTTGATTTGCTGTAAATTCAATCTACCAATAAGAGAAAACTTCCATGGATTTATACTTTCTTCAAATAAGTCATCAGGTAATTCAATCGACGGAATAACCTGAGAATTATTTTCTTTATTGAAACCTAACatatctgatttgaaagactcAAAATGGTGGATTTAGGGAGGGAATCCATAAAACACCTGAGATTAATGACTAAACATCATGTAAGAACactataataatgagaaattgAAACGAGATAACCTGAACTAATGAATACCAACACGAAAAACGAAGAACAACGAAGAAAAAATTTAACTGAGTTAGTCGCCCGAGTTGCAGAGCTCAACTCGACCGGTTTAGTTGTTGGGATTtttctctctgggtactaatcatcATTACTGCAGGATTATCTTTTCAGCAAAActgattagttgggttgatccccaacttttcaaactctacatatatgatttgcagcgtactttggggtaccaacctcacctcaCATTGTTTGAGATTACGTGGTACTGGAAAGAGGGAAACAAATACCTTttgcttcgtgggagtcaacccatcagatttgttcctgcactttatcttttatttttatcgtATTTTAAAATTTctcaccttaatttctacgttggatgactcaattacattgaggacaatgtaatgtttaagtgtgggggagtggcacctTCGTTAGggtcaaaaaaaaatgatcagctgtgtagcgggtcttaaaaaaatattatcattatgatttttagggttatgactagttgtgtagcgggtcttttgtatggtattctctatgaccagctgtgtagcgggtcttggtatggtatttcaaattttcattttatgaccagctgtgtagcgggtctaattcTCTCttatatatgaccagctgtgtagcgggtcaattctttgttttgctcgaggactagcaaaatataagtgtgggggtgttgataagcacttAAGTACTACTTTTTATACCCATacttatattagctaggactcattatttcggctagcaatattattttagtgcttttgtagaaagtacaagtgaatttgaTCCGGGAAGAATAATAACTAAAATAGGAGATTTTCACCGCAAAGTTCATTATTGCTTGAATTCACTGCACCAaagatggtgaagatgaatattcaTTTCACTGCATGTTACTATCGATCGCCAGTAAAGTGAAACAGAAGTGCAAATACGTGTGAACCATTACAGTACTGTGCACCTAAGGGTTATTACTCTTCAACCCATTTGAGTGACACTTGAATCGGTGGAGTATGTGTGCAGGGAGTACATTTAGTTCTCTTCTTATCATTTCAAGATAAAGAACCTGGAGAATACAAATGGTAAATGGATGTGATGAGGATTTCTACTGATAAAATAGGGAAGAAGAACCGGTGGCGGAGCTgagggttgactaacctggctctagCCTCCGTAAAATTTCTAAAATTCATAATCAACCCTTAATTTTCATATATTTTTAGGTCTAGTCCTCTAGTTTTTAGGATTCAGTCTCTGATTTTTTAGGTTTAGTCTACCTAGTTTGTCAAAAACTTTTTTAGCACCCCTTAAACTTAAAAGCTGGCTCCACCACTGGTTCTCGGCGTTGAATTGTGGGGGTTTTTACATGGTTTGCTGTGGTCTGACCTTGGACGAGTTATTGCAGCAATCGGAGGAATGAGCTGTGGCCGAGACTTAGCCGGACAAAATGGAAATGGAGATGGAGTTGTACTTCCGAGATCAGAAGCATCAGCTCTTGAAACCgaaatatgaagatgaagttaATTATTACATGGCCTGCAATAGGGTCTCATGTTGTCTGTCTTTGAGAAATCATGCCATGGTGCTAGAAGACATGAGAACAGTTGGGTGTTGCGAAGTGCAGAGAAAAGATTTGTGTGAGCTTTTTCTAGCCATGAATGAGAGATGGAGTCGAATTTGCAGTCGATGATTTCAGCGAGATGGAGAATGGTATATGGGTTGGTTGTAAACTGAATTTGGTGCCGAGAAAACAGCACTGAGTACTCACTTTGTCGCTGGTTTGTGGTGATAGACGGATGAGGTTCCGGTGTTGATTAGAGGTTATAAATGACTATGAATGTGTGCTGTGGATGGATGTCGTGTTTGCAGGTGAAACAAATCTATAGAGGGAGCCAAAAATCAGCGAGAAAGGGAGCTGCTCAGGCACCTGAAACTGCCTACAAACTGTTCGTGAAAAGGGTTGATAGAGGAAAAGAAAAGGTTCCCTTTGTTAGCTGATTTGGGGAAGTTGCACGAGCTGTCGACTTGGTGGAGAATGTGATGCTGCAACTGGACGGACAGAAATTGGTTGCACTCGGATGTGAGCTGAAGTACTGGAGATGCATGTGTTGTAGTGGGAGGTGTCACTTCATCCAAGCAGTTGCTGTCGAATGGAGATGTAAATGAAGACAGATCAAGAGTTCTGAAATTGATGACAAAAAGAGAAGTTGATACTGAATTCTGGTGGCCGGTATTTAGAAGGTCAGAGATAGggttgaacatggtttcgg
This is a stretch of genomic DNA from Papaver somniferum cultivar HN1 chromosome 1, ASM357369v1, whole genome shotgun sequence. It encodes these proteins:
- the LOC113352367 gene encoding uncharacterized protein LOC113352367; its protein translation is MLRFQWKLIGNCKLIPLGRGFFTIKLDNEVDRQYIKEGKWEVLDQIIQIRKWISNFRPESQKTSRAMVWVRFPGLGLEFWNEKILFKICKEIGTPIKLDEATAKCEVGYYANVLVDIYFANSIPNKIWIGTKHGGFFQSISIPVCPKFCSTCKIVGHFITECRVEKNKAPNANKGNTQNKAASTPKQHYVPKKINSQPPFDICDRLEVDGFEESSTSGKTDDLPNVDSVVSNIVTPINLHSVSNSVNIVNGRFEVLNDMEHKEDDVISVDEEILTEMDPQKLIQMSEVTELEKSVIHFVNVESGKVTPEPVPFTTWSKVSTSSDNKKTDIEVGKSSQTTKVTSTNKAQAATK